Within the Enterobacter roggenkampii genome, the region CGGCTGGCTGCTGGCCAAAACGCTGCTGTTATTGTTTGCACCGAATTTTGCGGTATTAACGCCTAACGTCGGCGCCGTGGTGGCGAATACGCTGAGCAATCTCATTTCAGCGGTACTGCTCGTCTATCTGTTCCGCCTGTACATGTTAATTCGTCAGTAATCCCGAGGCGGGGGCATCGCTGTCTCCCGCCCCGCTCAGAAGATGGAATCACAGAATGAAGCAGTTTCTTGATTTTTTACCGCTCGCGGTGTTTTTCGCTGTCTATAAGTTGTACGACATTTTTGCTGCAACAAAAGCGTTAATCGTCGTGACCGCCGTTGTGCTGATCTACAGCTGGATTCGCTATCGCAAAGTCGAAAAAATGGCGCTTATCACGTTCGTTTTAGTAGCGGTGTTCGGTGGATTGACCATTGCTTTGCATGATGTTGAATTTATTAAGTGGAAGGTGACTGTTATTTATGCGTTGTTTGCAGCAGCGCTATTGTTCAGTCAATGGTTCATGAAAAAGCCCCTTATCCAGAGCATGTTAGGTAAAGAACTAACGCTGCCGCAGGTGGTCTGGTCGCGTCTGAATACTGCCTGGGCAATCTTCTTTATTCTATGCGGTCTCGCTAACATCTATATTGCCTTCTGGCTGCCGCAGGATATCTGGGTCAACTTTAAGGTCTTTGGCCTGACCGCGCTGACGCTTATCTTCACGCTGTTAAGCGGCGTATACATCTATCGTCATATGCCCCAGGACGACAACCACTGATTACTGACTGACCAGAACGTCAACGACGGGCGTTCTGGTCTATTCTCTCCGCACGCGAATCATAGTAGCATCCCGCCTGAAGTCTTCCGTTACGAGTTAAAACAATGACAACAACTAACGCCCCTCAGGGCGAACTGGTTTTACGCACACTGGCAATGCCCGCTGACACCAATGCCAATGGCGATATTTTTGGCGGCTGGCTGATGTCGCAGATGGATATGGGCGGCGCAATTCTGGCAAAAGAGATTGCCCACGGGCGCGTGGTCACCGTGAGAGTGGACGGCATGACCTTCCTGCGCCCGGTTGCGGTGGGTGATGTGGTTTGCTGCTACGCGCGTTGCGTGAAGCGCGGCAATACCTCCATTTCCATCAACATCGAAGTCTGGGTGAAGAAAGTCTCTTCTGAGCCGATTGGGCAACGCTATAAGGCCACTGAAGCGCTGTTTATTTATGTTGCCGTGGACAGCGAGGGTAAACCTCGTCAACTTCCGCAGGCCTGATCGACAGGCAAAAAAAAGCCTCCTTTCGGAGGCTTTTTTTATTCCATCTGCGCCCCGCCGTTCAGGCGGAAAACAATATTGACGATCAATCCGCTGCCCGGCTTGCCTGGCTCATAGCGCCATCTGCGCATGGCAGATTTCACTTCGCGCTCAAACATATTAGAAGGTTGCGCAGACAAGATTTCCACGTTATCCACGCGGCCATCCGCAGTGACGTCAAATTTCACCCGTACGCGCCCTTCAATACGCAAGGCCTGAGCTCGCGCCGGATACTGAGGCTGATTGCGGCTTACGGCGCGCGGGCCCGCTGGCGCGGTTACGGTTGGCTTTGACGTCGTTGCCGTATTGTTCATCACCGGACGTGAAGGCGCTGCATTTTCGACCGGCTGGGTCGCGCGCGGTTCAACCGGACGTTCCTCGCGTTTCGGACGCTCCTCGACCTTCTTCACCGGCTTTGGCTTCGGCTTAGGTTTTGGCTTCGGTTCAGGTTTGTGGATCACCACCGGGGCTTCCTTCGGTGGCTCCGGAACGGGCTCGGGTTCTGGCTCCGGTTCAGCCACCGGCTGTGGCGGCGGAGGGGCAACCTGCGGCGGTTCAAGATCCGCTGGCGAGACCATCGTCACCGAGATCGGCTGCGCGGGCGCGGGCATTTCAATAACCTGATGAACCGAGGTATACAGCAGACCCGCCACAACGGCACCGTGAATCACGACAGAAAGCAGCGTCGGCCAGGGAAAGCGGCGAGGTAAATCAAGGGTCATCGAAGTCATAGTCATCAACGTTAAAAAACCGAACCCTGATTTTAAATGCAAATAGCAATCATATTCAATAAGACACTTTGCTCTGGCGCAATTTTAGCGCCCGAGAGGCCAAAAAAGGCGCATACAGATCAGGGTATTAACATTGTTTTTATTTTACATTGCAGTCGTTTGCCCTTTCACATAACGTAACTGACACTTTTACCGGTTAAGGAGCTTCGCCGTGTTTTACGTGATTTACTCTGAAGATGTTGCTGATTCGCTCGAAAAACGCCAGTCTGTGCGCCCTGCGCATCTGGCACGTTTGCAGTTGCTTCAGGATGAAGGCCGATTACTGACCGCTGGCCCCATGCCTGCAGTAGACAGCAACGATCCGGGTGCTGCCGGTTTCTCCGGCTCCACGGTCATTGCTGAGTTTGAATCCCAGGAAGCCGCTCAGGCCTGGGCTGACGCAGACCCGTACGTTGCAGCGGGCGTGTATGCAAAAGTGACGGTGAGACCGTATAAAAAAGTGTTCTGATACCAAAGCGGCTCCGAAAGGAGCCTTTTTTAGGATGGCGATTACGCGCCGCTGTGCCGGGTAAACTGCTGCTCTGTAATAAGGCTTCCCCACTGATCGCCTTCCCACTCTTTTACCAGCGTAAACCCATACGACTCGTACAGACGCCTGGCGGC harbors:
- a CDS encoding septation protein A, whose product is MKQFLDFLPLAVFFAVYKLYDIFAATKALIVVTAVVLIYSWIRYRKVEKMALITFVLVAVFGGLTIALHDVEFIKWKVTVIYALFAAALLFSQWFMKKPLIQSMLGKELTLPQVVWSRLNTAWAIFFILCGLANIYIAFWLPQDIWVNFKVFGLTALTLIFTLLSGVYIYRHMPQDDNH
- the yciA gene encoding acyl-CoA thioester hydrolase YciA codes for the protein MTTTNAPQGELVLRTLAMPADTNANGDIFGGWLMSQMDMGGAILAKEIAHGRVVTVRVDGMTFLRPVAVGDVVCCYARCVKRGNTSISINIEVWVKKVSSEPIGQRYKATEALFIYVAVDSEGKPRQLPQA
- the tonB gene encoding TonB system transport protein TonB — encoded protein: MTLDLPRRFPWPTLLSVVIHGAVVAGLLYTSVHQVIEMPAPAQPISVTMVSPADLEPPQVAPPPPQPVAEPEPEPEPVPEPPKEAPVVIHKPEPKPKPKPKPKPVKKVEERPKREERPVEPRATQPVENAAPSRPVMNNTATTSKPTVTAPAGPRAVSRNQPQYPARAQALRIEGRVRVKFDVTADGRVDNVEILSAQPSNMFEREVKSAMRRWRYEPGKPGSGLIVNIVFRLNGGAQME
- a CDS encoding YciI family protein, whose amino-acid sequence is MFYVIYSEDVADSLEKRQSVRPAHLARLQLLQDEGRLLTAGPMPAVDSNDPGAAGFSGSTVIAEFESQEAAQAWADADPYVAAGVYAKVTVRPYKKVF